Sequence from the Ooceraea biroi isolate clonal line C1 chromosome 5, Obir_v5.4, whole genome shotgun sequence genome:
TCACCATCGCGTTCATCTCGCGGACGGCCGCGCGGACGAACGAACTCGGTCGTCGAGCTGCACTCCTCTGTCGCTTATCTAACGTAGCCAAAAAAAAATCGACCATCCGTCTTCACGTATCGTTTCATTCTTCGCATTCGGGGGAAAGCGTTCACTTAAAAATATCACTGTCAAGAGCTTCGATCTACACTCGCATTCGATTTCCCTCGCGAGCCTCGATTGCCCTCGTTTCAATCGGCTTTCGACTACAGATTATAATTGGATATACTATATGAATTCGGTAGTGATCCCGTTATTAACCGTCGGCTAACGGCGCGTAATCCTGTCCAGTGTTTGTAATCGTGATGCTGAGGAGAGGTCAGCCGTCTCTCGCATTTCGATGGAATGGCCGAGAGAGTAACTTCCGTCAGAGCTTTCCGAGGGCGTCCGGCTTCCCCTAGACAAGCGAAACAAGAGTGCTTCGACACATTCACGGGCATCTAAACACTCATCGTCCTTCCCTCGGCCAGCCAGCCCCTCACACCTGTTCCCTCACACTCTTGATCTTTGACTGCATTATTCGCCGTTGCGCTAGACAACGGTGCGTTCAAGGGAAAGAATCgactatttttaaatatcacgtGTCAAATTAATGAGCGGGTCAGGTAGTCGCGACCGTGTTACATGAACGAGGAGTCATCCTTGCCACTCTCTCCGTTCGACTCGCGAGGCCCGATCGTCTCacgattataatattaggAAAGAATAAATTCGCTCTTTAACTTCCGTGAAGTTTCATCTCGTTTTCGCGAAGACTCGTTCCAGATTCGTTTGCTCCTCCCTACGGACGATcgcggaggaagaggagggggGGACCGCGACAATTCCACGTATTTCtctaattaaaagaaaaaaagaaacgaagtaGAACGCgcgaagaaataataattgtatgacatagataaatgaataaatatatatgaacatattgaagagaatatatataaatataaatatatacgtacacatCCACCAATCACACACAGTCACACAAGATACACGCACACGAGAGGAGCTAGAGTGGCCAATTATAGCAGTATCGTCGATCCATGCATTGCTGCGCGATTTATTCTCGAAACGCGCGATTTCGGGGACGATTCCACcccgaataaaaaaaaacaaacaaaaaaacaGCAGATTCGGAATTCCGGAAGCGTGACGGAAGTCGAAGACGTAAGAGCGAtagacaaagaaagagagagaaagagatcgtggatgtatgcgtgcgtgcatgaaTGTGTGagcgaaaggaagagaaagatacGGCGTGAATATGAGAAGGATGAAGGAACAAGCGAGTAAGCGAAAAGAGAGGCAGAAGAGTCAGCCACGCTAAAGCTACTACGACCACTACCCTAGATAGATTACGCTACTTTGCCGCTGATCTAATTGTTTACTGTCACGTGTTGCTGTAAACCTAAACCTAACGatacgatattatatatatattttatttatataatctaatcgactgtatttattgtaaatagtCACGATGTTTgctatgatataatatatctgtAATTGGATGGAACCTGCCTGGAAACTGCGCCCAGCCCTGTCCCACCCCCAAACGGCAACTATATCCACGTATTGGACATCGTACACGGATATACACGGAGTATACACTGCGCACACGATCTACAAGCACATACAAGTGCATACAATTttacatacacgcacacgcgaacgcaacacgcacgcacacacggcGGCGTACCACTGCCACAACTGTTAGCGGTAATTCAGAGATGAtaaattgagagagaaagacaaatGCGCGTTAAATTATCACTATGTCAATATTTCGTGTGTGTCGCGTCGAACAGGGCGATCAATTTCGTGCGTTAAGACGTTCCGTTTCACCGTagggaaagaaaagaggaaagggAAGAGGAGGAACTTGTCTCCGCACTATCCGGTTAAGCCTCGTTCGAACCCTTCCGTGAACGAGGATCCGTTACGATGATCAcgagtaatttttataaatgtattttttcgtCCCCTTCACCGTGTGCCCCTGCCTCCCGCGTATCGAGAGCGCGTCCCAGATTCGATGATCATCGTAGAAAAGCGCCGGAAGCGAGTTAACTTCAACGGAATCCCCACGTAAATCACTCTGCAGCGCGGCAGACAGCGTTACGACCCAACCAGCATGTCCAATAAACTtacgatattattatcttaagtacaatatattaagtgttttcagaaaatatatgatctatatatgataataaaataacgggAAAACGTTCCTCATCGGACTTGTCATTCACTTCTGACTCATCGTTCATCCCTGACGTCTTTGGGTCACCTGATCCCCCGACGAATGACTCGCCCCGAGTGCTCTTCTGAGTAAACCGAGCGCCAACAACACGCTTCCTAACTGAAACACGATTGATTTTCCTTGTTCTATCTTTATCTTCATCAAGCGTATAGCGGTACCAGATTGCCGAGATTTACCAGAAACGGAAACACGATCAGCATGGAAACCGAGGCGGCGTGGACGTACGATTTTAACAGCAGTAGTGCCCCTTTTAAACATCCATTTTTATAAGCCACGTTCTCGGTCATGTACAAACACTGAAAATTATGCAGATTGTATCGGGAGTTCCGAGTGCGGATTCTGCGTTAATATCGGTGTccattttcaaattaatgttGCATATCGATTACATTTCCTCCGTATTTAGTTTGTCAATAAAATCGGATAACATGTTTGCTTAATtgaaaatgcataatttaaaATCGAAATACGTTAATATGCTCCATAATTATAATGGTAATTATGCTTGTCTAGCATAAATATGatgctttattattatcataactaataatattaatttaattaattgaaaatgttttatttactaaaaaaattaatataaatggtTGAAAATGATGACAAACTCGAATCGTGACTTCCGAGGAACAGGAAAAACAAGATACTTCCGAGCACGTATAAAGGGATCGAGATATTATTAGGCACGACCGGATGTGCGTCGCGCGTGAACGCAACTTGCTCATTTCCCAgggcaaaaaggaaaaggcgCGCTCTGAATTCTGCCGCGTGGCAGAAAATGGATCGAGATATAACGGGCACGACTAAGCGAATTAGTTTTTGGATGGAAGCTATTTTATCTTCCCTTAATGCACTTAAGCTCTCTACATTTTATCTTCAGGtggatattaatttaatagtattatacatgtaaatgGCTATTTCTATCGCGTGTTTCTATCGCAAGTATCTCTCGAAAATAATTCGTGATGTAAATTGACTTTTCTAAACTTACCTCGACAACCGATACAGCGCAACAGCTTCGTGGAATGTCCATTTGATAATCCCACCAATCGTTGGAAGATTTAATTCCGCAGCATTTTAGCTGAAACACAATGTGTGCTTCGatcagcaatttaaaaatgagCAACTGCGAGTGTGTGTATTGATCACATACGCGCATGCACGTGCACGTAACATGAAGTCTACGATTTTAATTCTTACATATCTCTGAGTATTATCCCACGCTTCCGTGGCCCAATTCAGAGACTGATAGTTTGCCACCGAATTGATCATGTCGTCTCGAATTTTTCTCGCAATTTTGTCGAAAAACGAAAAGCTCATCGTCACGCATACGAATATCGCACAAAGAGCGATCGATTGGCAAATCAAGTACTGAAATATGGAACACGATAATATAGAATACTGCCAAatgttttgtttattttttaacatttaactGTTAACAGAGAGACGcgatttaatataacaatatcttGCGAGATCCGTTTTAATTACAAACATTtcaaaaacattaattttcccTCGATCAATAATTCGCGATCGATGACTCACGAAAATCATGAAGTGCCTTCTTCTCGCCACGACTCCTACAATTCCCGTAAAAGCCACGAGGGATACAAATACTCCTAAAATTAGCAAGATCGTCATGGCAAGCCGCTGGCCGTTTAATCTGGACGTAAAATCTCCATCGGCTAGCATCCATGCGGATGTCACGATAGCGGTTATACCTACGAGCTTAATGAATTCCAAAATTCACTCATGCATATTGTCCAACACATATGAATTTTTTACACCGATAATGTTGTCAGAGGTATCTGTTTTTCTGCGAGGACTTACGAGGGCCATGCCATTGAGCAACAGGAAGGAGAATTTAACGCATTCGTCCGGCAGCCGCCTCGAAAACAATTCGCGAAGGAAAGCGCCGATATTCTTAGCGCTTTTTTCCGATGCGACGGTTTCGTCGTCTCCGGGAACTTCGTCCTCGTACGCTTCAATCTCGTTTGCATCGTCGCCACGGCCTATCATGCCCAACCAAAATTCTCGCCAGGTCATCACTCACGTTACGAGACTTTACGAACATGCTTATGAGGGATTTACTGTGCGCAGTAAATATTACAGATTTAAAGTTTCAAGTCCGCACCAGCATTACTTCTCTCGTAACGCACGTATGCGTTCAGTACTTATGAATACCTTTTAAAATGCAGCGCGCATTTGACGTGTATAACCCCAAAGATCACGTGACATTTCTTGACCACTCCTCGCAGACATCTATACTAGGGTATATTATAGATGCCATTGCGATAAACTCGAATCTAGGAAATTTTGCTTCACGAAGTTTGTCAACTCGTAGGTGTTGGAGTCAGCCAATGAATGGAAGCAGTTGTTCCCGCCTTCAGAATTCACATGATTGTATTTATAAGGTTTCATTTTTTCACAGTAAAtcggaattattaaatcggattatataaaattggtGTGTTAGGCAAAAAGATAtgagtaaaataaatagaaaaccATTTTCTGCACCTTCAGCAGCGAAGAAGCCCAAATTTAATAAGTAAGAACCGATCTTGTTACTTGAACGGAACCTTTATTAACCTCTACATCTctgttttctttatattcCTGTCTGataactgtaatataatatgatatatgttATTTCATATCTTCTCAgaattctatttaattaaataaatgtttatatggactctgtttttatgtaaattaattattaataatttaatcattctTATTGTATGTAACCAGGAAATGttttctatacatatatatatgtatacaatttttatttacttttgttattttagttcgttaataaatttttcttgctTGTATTATTTGATGTCTATACTTTcatattattaagaaatttgatagcgaattttttaatcgtaataacaatataatgaGAAATCATTATACAATATGCAACTTTCTATGATTTCATATCAAATGatttacattaaataacaGAATGTATGATTTTTATGTCAACTTTGTTAATCAGAGATGACGATGAGGAGAAACCAAGTTCATTTGAATCGGAGCTGGCTAGTATGGATTATGCTGGTATGGATGATGATTTTGCAGAGGAAATATTAATTGGAGaagtatgatattttattatacttacgACACAAGACAGTTTATTTTCTGCTGTATTTAAAACACTCTGAtgtgcaaatttattatttattgatattctcCTATGCATATAGGGGCCGGAACAGGAAAACACCTCTATAAAATGGAGCAGAGCTCCGCCACCACCCTTGAATCCACAAACTGATACACTGACGTTCCAGCAAATAGACATTGATCATTACATAGGTAATGACAGTCTTAAACacatattattttgcattgcGATAGAAAGACCAATATCGTGAGTTACAAatgcaatttcttttatatcgaTATTGCTTATGCCTATAATTATGTACGTAGGCAAGCCTCTCGTGGGAATGCCGGGTAGCCAAGTGGGCCCTGTGCCCGTAATGAGGATGTTTGGCGTTACGGAACAAGGAAATTCTGTCTGTTGCCACATCCACGGCTTCTCCCCATACTTTTTTGTGTCGGCACCGTCGAATTTCACGAACAATCATTGCAGACCGTTCAAAGTACTGTCGCTTTAGCAGAGACTTATTTTAACTGACACGTCCAAGTAACCATCAATACAAACGTCTTTCCGATGCACGCAGGAAGCTCTGGATCAAGCTGTGAAGAAGGACATGAAGTCGAACCCGGATAATATTCAGGTAGCCATTCTCGCGGTCGAGCGAGTCTTCAAACAGTCGATGTACGGGTACGAAGGGGACGAGAAACTGCCGTTTCTGAAGATCACGGTGGCAGTTCCGAAACTGATAGCGCCCTGCAAGAGGTTGCTGGAACAGGGCACGGTCTATGCTTCGTTCAATCATCATTACCGGGCGTACGAAAGTAATATCGACTTTGATATCAGGTCAGTTTCAATGATCTGTTATTACTGTAACTTGCAATCCTGGTTAAATTACGGCgagcaattatattttaatatttacgaaAGGTTTATGGTTGACACGGCAGTAGTCGGCTGCTCTTGGATCGAATTGCCGGCGGCGAGTTGGAAATTGCGCCGTCAGCACGGACACATGCTGGAACTAATGACGCGATGTCAGATGGAAGTAGACGTCGCATGGGATGCCTTCATCGCTCATGCACCGGAAGGGGAATGGTCGAAGGTAGCCCCGTTTAGGATCCTCAGTTTCGATATCGAGTGCGCTGGACGCGAAGGTGAGCTGCTGTTGTCTTGTTCCTAAGTAACACTCGATCCTCATGAATCTAATGACGAATCTCCGTTGCAGGGATCTTCCCGGAAGCGAAGTATGACCCGGTGATACAAATCGCCAACATGGTCATACGGCAGGGCGAGCCTGAGCCGTTCCTGAGAAATATCTTCACTCTCGACACTTGTGCGCCGATCGTTGGTTGCCAGGTGTTGAGCTTCGAAAGGGAGAACTTGATGTTGGAGGTAAGTTGATCCGGAAAAACGTTTGGACAAATTTTTTCTCGACATGATATGATGACCCGAGatgttaatttacattttctcttGCAAGAAATGGGCGGACTTCGTGCGACAGTTGGATCCCGACATTTTCACGGGCTACAACATAAATAACTTCGACTTTCCGTACCTGATCAACCGCGCGCAGCATCTCAACGTCAAGAACTTCAACTTCCTTGGCCGAATAAAGAACGTGAAGTCGGTCATCAAGGACCACGTGCTGCAGAATAAACAGTTGGGTCGTCGCGAGAACAAGTCGATCAATTTTGAAGGGAGAGTCCCGTTCGATTTGTTGTTGGTAAATTAATACAATGCCGAAGCCAATTCCtctgttttacattttaaatttatagaaataatgtataaatatatattccagGTACTGGTTCGAGATTACAAACTAAGGTCTTACACGCTGAACGCGGTGTCGTATCACTTCCTTCAAGAGCAGAAGGAAGACGTCCACCACAAGGACATAACGGGATTGCAGAACGGAAACGCGCAGACGCGTCGACGGCTCGCCGTGTACTGCTTGAAGGATGCGTACCTGCCGCTTAGACTACTCGACAAGCTGATGTGTATTATTATCTACATGGAAATGGCGAGAGTCACAGGAGTCTCCCTGTCCAGCCTGTTAACCCGCGGACAACAGATCAAAGTTATTTCTCAGCTGTTGCGTAAGGTGGCGAACTCCTAGATCTTGCTTAcggaatttatattaaatcaatgatgaaataattttttttaaacatttttcagaCTCGAGAGAAAGATTACTTGATACCAGTGCACCAGGGCCACGGCACGGACGAGCAGTTCGAAGGAGCGACCGTCATCGAGCCGAAACGTGGCTATTACAATCACCCAATAGCTACTTTGGACTTTAGCTCTCTGTATCCGAGCATCATCATGGCGCACAACTTGTGCTACACCACTCTGTTGACCGTCGCCGCGAAGAGGCAGCTCAGTGTTCAGGAGGAGCACATCACCACGACGCCCAGCAATTCGCTGTTCATCAAAAGTTCCATGCGGAAGGGGATCCTGCCTGAGATTCTGGAGAATTTGTTGGCCGCGAGGAAGAGAGTTAAGGCGGAGCTGAAGGAGGAGACGGATCCGCTGAAGCAGAAGGTGCTCGATGGCAGGCAATTCGCCTTGAAGGTATCGGCGAACTCGGTGTACGGTTTTACAGGCGCGCAGATGGGCAAGCTACCGTGCCTGGAAATATCCGCTGTAAGTTATAAgcttcgaaattattattttgaaaaacacaaaaactTTGTCGCGAGGTGTTCAACGAACTTTTTCACTGCAGAGCGTTACCGCCTACGGGCGCACCATGATAGAAAAAACGAAGCAGGAGGTGGAGGATCACTTCCGAATAGAGAACGGCTACAAGAACGACGCGATGGTCATCTACGGCGACACCGACTCCGTGATGGTGAAGTTCGGCGCGAAGAGCATCGAGGAGGCGATGGAGCTCGGCAAGGAGGCGGCCGAGTACGTGACGTCCAAGTTCATCAAACCGATAAAACTGGAGTTCGAGAAGGTGTACTTCCCGTATCTCTTGATCAACAAGAAGCGCTACGCCGGTCTGTACTTCACCAGGCCCGACAAGTACGACAAGATGGACTGCAAGGGCCTCGAGACGGTGCGCCGGGACAACTGTCCACTGGTCGCGAACATGATGAATACCTGCTTGCAGATATTGCTTATCGAGAGGTGCGTCGTTCGCTTCCCAGTGCCGAATCACGCGTGTAGCTGCGCCGCGGATTTTTAACCGGCAGATTCGCGATGTTGCAGGAATCCGCACGCCGCCCTGGACTACGCCAAGCAGGTCATCAGCGACCTCTTGTGCAATCGTATCGATCTCTCCCAATTGGTCATCACGAAAGAACTGACGAAGACCGATTACGCGGCGAAGCAGGCGCACGTCGAGCTGGCGGCGAAGATGAAGAAACGGGACCCCGGGAACGCGCCGAAATTGGGCGACCGAGTGGCGTACGTGTTCATAAGCGCGGCTAAGGGCGCGCCGGCGTACCAGAAAGCGGAGGATCCGGTTTACGCGCTGCAGAATAGCATCCCGATAGATACGAATTACTACCTGGAGAATCAACTGGCGAAACCTCTGGTGCGCATTTTCGAGCCTATCCTCGGCGAGAAGGCGGAATCGCTTCTCCTAAAGGGCGATCACACGCGCACGAGGTGCATCGCCACCTCGCAGGTCGGAGCGCTCGCGGCATTCACGCGCAAGAGGGAGACCTGCCTGGGCTGCAAAGCGGTTTTACCATCGGACCGAGAGGACAAAGCGGTGTGCAAGCACTGCGAGTCTCAGGAAGCCGAGCTGTTTCACAATGAGTTGCTGGCGCAACACAAACTCGAGGAGAAGTTCTCCAGGCTGTGGACCGAGTGCCAGAGATGCCAAGGAAGTCTCCATCAGGAGGTCATATGCTCCAAGTTAGTTGCTTCATCGATGTGcaatcgtatatatttttattttatttttatttttgagcactgaattatatttttattttatttttatttttgagcaCTGAATTTCACTTGCTTTCAATGTAAAACCGTACGTAGATACGATAATTTTAAAACAGTTACGCTCGAACGTGATTTTAGCCGTGACTGCCCGATATTCTACATGAGAGTGAAATCTCGAATGGAAATGGCTACAAAAGTCAAACGGATTCAAAGATTCGGCATTCCGCAGTGGTAACGAAGAAAGCGATGGCGACACACGTGTGAGGTAAGTTAAACGTGAGTGAGTGCCATTACTGCGCGAATGGTGGAATTACTGTCACGTAACAAGTTTAGTatcaatgttttaaatatttattacgaaacaatatgtatatatatatatatactatatttctCAGTACATCAGTTATGAATTaccaaaatttattatgctGCTCAGTAAAGTAAATGTAACGTAACGTGCGTTGGAAAATGCTACAACTGATCGACGATCTATTTGGTATGTTCGCTGTGAGACCgatcaaataaattatctcGATTAAGTAGGACTACAGAATGTGACTCGAAGAATGGAACTTACGCTAGATCGGAGATAGTATCGTCTCTAACACTAACGCGACCCCTTCGCGGCAGCATTAACTTCGTGTTTCATTTAGTAGGTAgcgtaacaatttttataaatgctAGTAGGATGTTGCGTTTGTGTCCCGTGTTCGTACTCCGAGTTTCGATCTCTATGGTACTATCGTGCATGGAAACGCATTTCACGAGTTGAGATACATCGGTGATCTTGAAATCCTTGCCGTTGCACTAGACATAGATGTGAGTGCGAAGTACCCTTGTCTCACGAGTTCGAACTTCTTTTCCGAGagaatttttttctgattCTATTTCGTGTGATAATTCGGTTGCATATTTAGTGCCAATATACATGTGTCATAAATAAGAATTAGAATTTCACATCGAATTCCGTTACGATCAAGCTTGAATAAATAGCAGGACGATTACTTTAACGCGATTACTAAAGTAACGGACTCGTTGTTCACACGTGATATACGAGATGCCTATTGGTTCGAAAGGTCTAACGTGAAAGAATTTTCTCTAAAGCTTCGTTTTAAATTGTATAGAAAGATAAAACGATCGTATATCGTTATCACGCGTATTCCGTGTTATGAAAAAGTACAAGTGATTCCTCGAATGCTCTTACTGCGAGTTGCAAAAGAtgtttaaaatacaataattacaataaataaacagAACATCGTGCCCGGCGGCAAGCCGGTGGCACATTCAGAGTGACAGTCGTGCGACTAGTCCCCTTTGTAAGGCTCGAATACGAATAACCCCAACTGAACGTCGATCATTTTTTACTCTGCAGCGCGTTTGACAACCAGTCCATCGCTTGGTCGAGCCCCTCGCCCTTCGTCGCGGAAGTCTTGAATATCTGGAAGGTTCTGTTTTTCAGGGCGTCTAATCCGAGAGCCTGGTGGACTTCCGCGACGCTCAGGCACCCTGCCATGTCCTGCTTGTTCGCCAGTACTACTAGGATGGCGCCCTGTAATTCTTCTTCCTATTTATGGACACGAGATATAAATCATGTTGTCGAACAAAGAATTGCTCCAAGACATGTGATTGtttttgtgacatgttgaagGAGTGACTGTTATTGATATTAGCATAGAGcgagaataaatttttttactcaCTTGCAACATGAGGATCAATTCGTCCTTTGATATGCCTATCCTATCTCTGTCCGCGGAGTCCACGACATAAATTATCGCATCTGTGTTTGAGTAGTAACACCTCCAATATGGCCTAAAACATAGTTCGCATTTCGCTGGTGAGATTCAAAAACCATGATGACGGGTATGCGTCTATGTATAATTGAGAATTGAGGGTGTATAGGCACACGAAGCTCGATCAAGGATTATGATTCGACCTACCGTATACTCGTCTGACCACCGAGATCCCAAACTtggaattttaaatttttgtaagTGACTTGTTCTACGTTGAACCCTATTGTCGGTATTGTGGTTACCACTTCGCCCACCTGCAACCTAATAAGCAATCAATTAAAGAGAAATCTGTTTTTCGCAATTCAAATTCTAGATTAAGCGGCTAGGtgattaaatgattaattaattacactgATTCATCAGAGCGACGAAACTTTGATAATTAATGCGGAACACTgatgtaatatttcataatcatATCAGTCatcgcataaataaataactaaaaGATTGGAcatcaaatataatacataaatatatatatcgatatataagAAATCGACTGCAGcttcgaaaaataattccgcATCAGAATCAGAATCAGATTAGTCATCGAGCGATGACGTATCGTGTCGTAAACACACAAACGGCGGGCTGTCATCGGGACTGTCAATGCGGAATCGAACCTGTACAGAATCGTGGTCTTGCCGGCGCCGTCCAGGCCCAGGATCAGGATGCGCATCTCGCGGCTGCCGAGCAGGTTACGAAAGTAGCTGAGCAACCCACCTGCAACGGAAGCAACGAACGTCAGGGTCTCGCGTCTCTCGGTTTCTCGCCGCTCGTCAGCGGCGGGTGCAAGTGCggcaaccgcgcgcgcgacgcgacgtctcGCTGTTTGTTTTTTGCGgcggaaacgcgcggaaaGTAAACCGCAGCGACGGTAGCAGAGAGCGGTAGCGTCCGCGACTCACCCATGTTTGCGTGTCGTTAACTCCGAGTCATGCAACGCGGCCGCCCGACGTCCCTTGTCAATCGCGATAACCACAAAACGTGTCCGAGCGATACCGGGTTGCGCGAGCCCGTCTCCGCACCGTCCACGGATACAGGTTGGATACGGTCCACTTCAGCCCATTCACCCTCAGGGCCGG
This genomic interval carries:
- the LOC105279220 gene encoding tetraspanin-9, which encodes MIGRGDDANEIEAYEDEVPGDDETVASEKSAKNIGAFLRELFSRRLPDECVKFSFLLLNGMALLVGITAIVTSAWMLADGDFTSRLNGQRLAMTILLILGVFVSLVAFTGIVGVVARRRHFMIFYLICQSIALCAIFVCVTMSFSFFDKIARKIRDDMINSVANYQSLNWATEAWDNTQRYLKCCGIKSSNDWWDYQMDIPRSCCAVSVVECLYMTENVAYKNGCLKGALLLLKSYVHAASVSMLIVFPFLLGSVLLALGLLRRALGASHSSGDQVTQRRQG
- the LOC105279222 gene encoding DNA polymerase delta catalytic subunit — translated: MSKINRKPFSAPSAAKKPKFNKDDDEEKPSSFESELASMDYAGMDDDFAEEILIGEGPEQENTSIKWSRAPPPPLNPQTDTLTFQQIDIDHYIGKPLVGMPGSQVGPVPVMRMFGVTEQGNSVCCHIHGFSPYFFVSAPSNFTNNHCRPFKEALDQAVKKDMKSNPDNIQVAILAVERVFKQSMYGYEGDEKLPFLKITVAVPKLIAPCKRLLEQGTVYASFNHHYRAYESNIDFDIRFMVDTAVVGCSWIELPAASWKLRRQHGHMLELMTRCQMEVDVAWDAFIAHAPEGEWSKVAPFRILSFDIECAGREGIFPEAKYDPVIQIANMVIRQGEPEPFLRNIFTLDTCAPIVGCQVLSFERENLMLEKWADFVRQLDPDIFTGYNINNFDFPYLINRAQHLNVKNFNFLGRIKNVKSVIKDHVLQNKQLGRRENKSINFEGRVPFDLLLVLVRDYKLRSYTLNAVSYHFLQEQKEDVHHKDITGLQNGNAQTRRRLAVYCLKDAYLPLRLLDKLMCIIIYMEMARVTGVSLSSLLTRGQQIKVISQLLRKTREKDYLIPVHQGHGTDEQFEGATVIEPKRGYYNHPIATLDFSSLYPSIIMAHNLCYTTLLTVAAKRQLSVQEEHITTTPSNSLFIKSSMRKGILPEILENLLAARKRVKAELKEETDPLKQKVLDGRQFALKVSANSVYGFTGAQMGKLPCLEISASVTAYGRTMIEKTKQEVEDHFRIENGYKNDAMVIYGDTDSVMVKFGAKSIEEAMELGKEAAEYVTSKFIKPIKLEFEKVYFPYLLINKKRYAGLYFTRPDKYDKMDCKGLETVRRDNCPLVANMMNTCLQILLIERNPHAALDYAKQVISDLLCNRIDLSQLVITKELTKTDYAAKQAHVELAAKMKKRDPGNAPKLGDRVAYVFISAAKGAPAYQKAEDPVYALQNSIPIDTNYYLENQLAKPLVRIFEPILGEKAESLLLKGDHTRTRCIATSQVGALAAFTRKRETCLGCKAVLPSDREDKAVCKHCESQEAELFHNELLAQHKLEEKFSRLWTECQRCQGSLHQEVICSNRDCPIFYMRVKSRMEMATKVKRIQRFGIPQW
- the LOC105279221 gene encoding ADP-ribosylation factor-like protein 1; the encoded protein is MGGLLSYFRNLLGSREMRILILGLDGAGKTTILYRLQVGEVVTTIPTIGFNVEQVTYKNLKFQVWDLGGQTSIRPYWRCYYSNTDAIIYVVDSADRDRIGISKDELILMLQEEELQGAILVVLANKQDMAGCLSVAEVHQALGLDALKNRTFQIFKTSATKGEGLDQAMDWLSNALQSKK